Part of the Pelmatolapia mariae isolate MD_Pm_ZW linkage group LG3_W, Pm_UMD_F_2, whole genome shotgun sequence genome is shown below.
ggctggagacttaaaaacacaccaactcatccacagtggagttaaaccttacagctgtgacttgtgtggaaagtcttttacccaggctggagacttaaaaaaacaccaactcatccacagtggagttaaagcatacagctgCGACTTCTGTGAAAAGTCTTTTGTCCTGGCTGGCGGCTTAAAAACTCACCAACTCATTCatagtggagttaaaccttacagctgtgacttgtgtggaaagtcttttatccaggctggagacttaaaaaaacaccaactcatccacagtggagttaaagcatacagctgtgacgtctgtggaaagtcttttgtcCTGGCTGGCGGCTTAAAAACTCACCAACTCATTCatagtggagttaaaccttacagctgtgacttgtgtggaaagtcttttacccagactggaggcttaaaaacacaccaactcatccacagtggagttaaaccgtacagctgtgacttgtgtggaaagtcttttacccagactggaggcttaaaaacacaccaactcatccacagtggagttaaaccgtacagctgtgacttgtgtggaaagtcttttacccagactggaggcttaaaaacacaccaactcatccacagtggagttaaaccgtacagctgtaacttgtgtggaaagtcttttacccgggctgaagagttaaaaaaacaccaactcatccacagtggagttaaatcttacagctgtgacttgtgtggaaagtcttttacccagactggaggcttaaaaacacaccaactcatccacagtggagttaaatcttacagctgtgacttgtgtggaaagtcttttatccaggctggaggcttaaaaagacaccaactcatccacagtggagttaaaccgtacagctgtgacttgtgtggaaagtcttttacccaggctggagacttaaaaaaacaccaactcatccacagtggagttaaagcatacagctgtaacttgtgtggaaagtcttttacccaggctggaggcttaaaaagacaccaactcatccacagtggagttaaaccgtacagctgtgacttgtgtggaaagtcttttatccaggctggaggcttaaaaagacaccaactcatccacagtggagttaaaccgtacagctgtgacttgtgtggaaagtcttttacccaggctggagagttaaaaaaacaccaactcatccacagtggagttaaaccttacagctgtgagttgtgtgaaAAGTCTTTTTCCCaggctggacacttaaaaacacaccaaatcatccacagtggatttaaaccttacagctgtgacttgtgtggaaagtttTTTTCCCTGGCTcacaacttaaaaacacaccaactcatccacagtggagttaaaccttacagctgtgagttgtgtggaaagtctttttcccaggctggacacttaaaaacacaccaaatcatccacagtggatttaaaccatacagctgtgacttgtgtggaaagtcttttacccgggctggaggtttaaaaaaacaccaactcatccacagtggatttaaaccttacatctgtgagttgtgtggaaagtcttttaccgaggccgtaagtttaaaaaaacaccaactcatccacagtggagttaaaccttacagctgtgacttctgtggaaagtcttttaagCGGGTTCAAaccttaaaaagacaccaactcatccacagtggagttaaaccttacatctgtgagttgtgtggtaaATTCTTTGCTCAAAGTAGCAACTTACAGaagcatctagttacccactcagGAATTAAGGTGTACAGCTGTGCAAAAAAATTCACTTCCtcatctgctctgtgcaaacatcagcctgatcatgcaggactgaaatcactgggtcacaatgaatctgaagagagagaaagatcctcttctggtttcagggtcggacttaaaaaccttgagatcaggctccacagagttcagatggaatctcctgtaaagagtgtcagctgatgtcacacttggatcTGATGAGGTACCTGCAGTGAATAATCCTGAATGTTACATTCAGGAACCTGCATGTATAGATATGTatatcatttaatttaatttagtaATAAGGATATGTTACATTTTATTATGTAACATGATAAAGGACATAAACATATTATTATGTTAttcctgttacattttattctttgttcCCTTAGGACACAGTAGTGTTTAGTAGTTGTACTTGTTACTGTATTATTAAAGTTatagaaatgtcttttttaccAAACTGATATTGTATCAAAATTACAGATATGGATATATATCaatgttgggtctgtgtttccacaacaTCCTTAGTCATAAAATGGTAATCTCTCCCAAACCCAATATATGGTTCAATTCCTGTATTGGTGAagccatacaaagggcaggaagcttaccaaacaaagaacagaatcaaCAAACAGATGTGTCTACAATAAAATCTCCCTAGCACAGAGCagctggagaggtggtcagagacaaaggaatgtcttgatCCTATAGATTGAACTAAGACTCTCAAATTTAAGAaccacaatgacaacattcaacaattagacttaacagtcaaatttctttcatttgaactttcttagtttttccaaaattaacttctttttttaaagtattcattttaaagaagtgttaaaagttaaaaacgGCAGCAAACATCAAGACCATTTTAAAGATCACAGGTGACTACTTTTAGTTGTTTCAAATTCTATTAAACCTCTATTTTGGGCTCCTCCATTTACTTTAGTGTATTTACTGTATTCTTGAAgtccacatgttgttttttaatgaattcattttgatccacatgttctgcagctgtttccttGTTAATTTGAAGTTTGCATTATGAAAATCCTGATAATGTTAAAGCGTTACTTATATTTGATGAACtctgtgtaaagtttgtcttattaaacagtttggtgtgaaaaataaagaaatggtctCACAACAAGTAGTTTAAGCCATGACTTCAAATTCAAACTAATTTAACAGTTTTCAGTGGTACATGTGAAGGTTTATCAGAGGAGACTTGGCTGTTCTCCACTCACACTGAACAGGGTTCCTGCAGCTCGTTAAAAACTCTGATCTTCAAGGacaaaaatatttgatttttctcaAAAACGTGCTGTGGTGGTGATGTTCCTGCATTGCAACAGTGGTTTGAAGATGTGTTCTCCCCCCTGCTCGTCTGCACGACTCTCACGGAGCACCACTTTGAAACGCAGCCTGTCTGGCTGTTGAGAGGGGCCGGTTGTCTTTAAAGTGCTTCCAGGTAATTAAGAAGTGAGCGCAGGTTTTATACGGTTCTGTGGTGATTGTCACAAAGTGAACAAGGTCTCATGGTTTGATGTTATCCCATGCCCCGTGTTGACCCGGACAGTGTAAGCACTGcttatgttttttattatgcTACATTTAACCAACGCCCACTGGCAGATTCCCTTGTGTGCAGAGTCCACAGACAAAAACGTCCTTCTCTACTCTGTATGGTTCGTATCAATTCGTCACACTTCTGTTTGCCTTGGTTGAAGCCCGACCATTTTCCAGCACCTCATGGAGCGCTAGCTGCATCCTCACACACACCTGGatcattatatatttatattgctCAGTCCGTATTCATGGAAATGCTGACTAAATGCAGAAAGTGACTCGAACCAGTTAGTTGTgagaacatttacattttatgcaCAGATTTCAATTTGTTTTGAGTGAGATGAAACCAGTGTCATGGAACGATATCCTCAGAAACCACAAGTCAGATATCAAAACAGAGCTAAAGACAACACAGAAACATTTCCAAATAGATGGTATTGAAGATGCCATGAGTGTTTATGTTTCTAGTTTTCAGCAATAAGCCAAATGATGATTTAGCATGAATGAAATTAAGCAGTCTGTGGTCAAATTCATACGTCATGGTTCTGGCTCTTCGACTCATATGAGTTACTGATTTAGTTTTATACAACTTAGTATTGACTTTTTATGTCACTGAGTATATTTGCGATTTCTGGTTTATGTTCTTAGGTTACCTTTGTGCCTTTGTCTTTATCTATGTGTCCTTCTCTCCCTcgctatatgtgtgtgtcttcctTGCTCGCCAGCTCCTAGTCGTGTCCTATTTTTCTGTCTCCCTCTTTTGTTCCCATgcttccctttttttgtttccttccttGTCTCTGAAGAagcctctcatccgagaagcttcttcagttcagaactgaagaagcttggTTGGGGTGATCGTTCTTTCatcccaaccggtcgcagcagatggccgcccctccctgagcctggtcctgccggaggtttcttcctgttaaaagggagtttttccttcccactgttgccacaAGTGCTCTACTGtactactgtacaatataaagcgccttgaggcgacttttgttgtgatttggcgctatataaataaaattgaattgaattcaattgaaaagaattgtggagctccatgagtgtggctcaattttgaatacaatttggtgccatttgcaattaagaaatacagaaagtttttctctttactcttaaagttaacaaatatgtttttatgttcatcaatctaaaaaaataaacatttagtctgattttatcttacaatgaaaaaagtgtttttgttttgatctgAAGAATgtttaaatatctggtttcaactgtatatttgatgattgtcagcacagagagggagatggaacaagagcaggtgagtgagacatgttagtcaaatggttatttaccaaaagtatcaccgtatcataggtactcatgtatctcgtacctagggatgggtatcgaaaaccggttcttgttgagaaccggttcccactgtttcaattccttggaatcgtttgtcatttttgcaaacgattcttgtgtaattgctacagaataatttatgttatagtacagaagaatatttattttattattttacttttacatttatttgttcctggggaccctgtgacaccccattgaaggcTGGTTCTCTTGAGATCGCACTGTTGGGTttatgttactcctaaatttctatcttgttcaaagagaagataaagacaaagttctaagctaatcgacctgagtgttctcctttttcaaaagaatcgataagagaatcgataaagaatcgaatcgttaaacagaatcgaaaatggaatcggaatcgttaaaatcttatcagtacccatccctactcgtacctagtgtttctttttaggtttgttatttttcaaattctatatttattaagttatgcaggcttgtttgcacaacaagggtaaataattatataaacttttctaaAAAGtttactttggtagaattaaaaaataagtgaagtgcaggtctatgatgagtttttagtgctactatcatctagttctgattctggttctgtcttggttaagtcctaagtagtgctgattttgaactgttgtagtcctgttttaactctggatcagttctgggtctggccAAAAAAGGAATTGTATATAACTGTAACTAACGGTAACTGACACATGGTATATTATGTGCTTATGCACACAGGGCACATACAGCCCTTTAAATAGTAAAGCTTGTGTATTTTCTCTTTGAGATTTACCAGACTGCACTCTGGGTGGTAGTGTGTATGTCTCCCACTTATGCGCTTAATGAGGCAGATATGTGGATAATTAAAGATTGTCATTGTTTAAAGgtgaaagtatttctttgtgcccccctttccctatTAATGCCCTGCCTGGGCCCCTGGcataactttgctagacccaccccagcacagttaccagctgtcaggtACATAGAAGAGGAttctggtgttatttgtctctcagaaacagttcataacttcccttcaattATGTCACCTAAAacgtaaacctgtttctccatcacctgttcagctctaaTGATATATATAatgatgtatatatatatatatatatatatatatatatatatatatatacatatatatatacatgaatGCTCATGAAGGATGctcataaggacactacctacttacgtcacaaggtagtgtccttagacggacgggtagtcaggaagtgagcggcttggacagcccccttttttctccacagaaactttattgaacaaacaatgagtatCCAACATAACAGATGGGCTGTGGACATCCTCCTAGCCTTCAACTCCGCCCATACTTGTGTGTTTTTCCCGATCGCTAGCGCCATAGCGCGAAAGctttaaaatggacccagaaatgtcACTCCGTTATgtggaaatttttatttctcGAGGAGCTAGAAAAACCTTATCGTCGTCGCCCGCACGTTTTGTACCTTAAgctcatcagagacaatcatatccaggtaaaataattttctttaatctacacgcatttaggaattacttaGCTAATTACTTGGATAATGGAAATATTGCCGGCGTTGTGACAAGAAAGTGTTTGTCTGCCAAAACCgagtgtaatatgtgtaatatctttatgtatgttggtaaatagacttcggtggACATGGTTTACTAAGgggttttatatatacaataattacctgttgttcaagtatctttataactctgtttataatgtaggtacaattgatatatttgttgcgctgtctgctgtcctcttggccggattactcttaaaaaataaatttctaatgccaataagatttttttttttaactggataaataaaggatatataaaagtcactgccaaaaactgattgcagcttctaccttgttacaggaatgttgctggTGGCTCAGAGTGACGTGATATCACTAATAAGAgaaacatttgacatgtttcacgtattatagaccaacaagttaatTATAGCAGGTTAAATACCAGCAATCAGTTTTGGGCAaaaaccggaaatcagtttttggcagacgatcattttttgccacaacatcggtcattctcacacatgtactgtatcatataaaatatataaactaaatatctttGAAAGTTATATAatctaatcttttgtttgttttttttacatagcactatatcaaactgttgtctgctacagagttacaagtattgtactaataatatagcatccaccatctcctgcttgcatatttctgaaaacatcttagtggtgtggcagccacgagtgagccagccctgcaaaccctgtggatggacgatgcagtggacagtaaggaagcatcctaaagctctctttgcagaccaccctgtgtgattctccactcgCCGACCAGAAAAAACGCAGGTCTCAGTTGCAGCACCCCATCCATGTCTGATCTTGCTCgggcagattcagcaacactgccagagacttccagtaatctattacagttgttaaagaaacggtccaggaacaggtcactcaggttaatcctgtgtgaacaactgaaaatattgttttttcatctttacatactgtgtatttgaaatattcttgtttaattgttattgttatttactttattgctatcaaataaatatccaagtaatattgttcaaagttagcgttatgttcatacatgttacaaatgcctgtaaatcaaattgagttcagtgacaattactgtttgtttgaatcaatttattaataacataaaacctttaaactaatgcaacacatataacaatgtaacaaatatattcaaataaataaaattctcaATACATAACTCATTTTGGAATTAATCTttctagaagtgaaaacagtctgtccatcctctctctgcactcctctcctcagcctctctttgctgcctcatgtcctctctgatgaggtctagcagctcatcatctcttttcctctttctcccagTCGTAGGTGGCTGAGCCGCTTCGTCATCACTGTCATTTTGGCCAcccactgctgtgcttggccctggagtgttctcagagagagaggaaattaggacaggaggcttaatggaaggcatctgttctatcacctcatccatgagggcaaaccagggccaagtagcagcagtgggcttcccactgaccccctctcctgagcctggatacttgcaaccctaaaggcagaggaaatcaaaaatggcagcaggcaaataaaaaacaccacaacaactcttagtaattgcacatttattaacttgtgttcttaagaattatcttcttgataacacgcatacgtactttgtattctttaaagttatctcatgtcttctggcctgcaagggggtgactttcccctgcaggcccatcttctccagaattgtcctgattacacacaacaaataagagaggaaaggaaaccatggcaactatgtTAATCCCTAAACCCAAAGGTGtcacagcagaacaccagaggaacaccgtctggacatcacaggttctgtac
Proteins encoded:
- the LOC134624805 gene encoding zinc finger protein 729-like, producing the protein MTSTQKDQHGVRSQRSQEADKRHRRKGKKTYSCDECGKNFTRAEGLKAHQLIHSGVKPYSCDLCGKSFTQAGDLKRHQLIHSGFKAYSCDVCGKSFTRAGDLKTHQLIHSGVKPYSCDLCGKSFTQAGDLKKHQLIHSGVKAYSCDFCEKSFVLAGGLKTHQLIHSGVKPYSCDLCGKSFIQAGDLKKHQLIHSGVKAYSCDVCGKSFVLAGGLKTHQLIHSGVKPYSCDLCGKSFTQTGGLKTHQLIHSGVKPYSCDLCGKSFTQTGGLKTHQLIHSGVKPYSCDLCGKSFTQTGGLKTHQLIHSGVKPYSCNLCGKSFTRAEELKKHQLIHSGVKSYSCDLCGKSFTQTGGLKTHQLIHSGVKSYSCDLCGKSFIQAGGLKRHQLIHSGVKPYSCDLCGKSFTQAGDLKKHQLIHSGVKAYSCNLCGKSFTQAGGLKRHQLIHSGVKPYSCDLCGKSFIQAGGLKRHQLIHSGVKPYSCDLCGKSFTQAGELKKHQLIHSGVKPYSCELCEKSFSQAGHLKTHQIIHSGFKPYSCDLCGKFFSLAHNLKTHQLIHSGVKPYSCELCGKSFSQAGHLKTHQIIHSGFKPYSCDLCGKSFTRAGGLKKHQLIHSGFKPYICELCGKSFTEAVSLKKHQLIHSGVKPYSCDFCGKSFKRVQTLKRHQLIHSGVKPYICELCGKFFAQSSNLQKHLVTHSGIKVYSCAKKFTSSSALCKHQPDHAGLKSLGHNESEERERSSSGFRVGLKNLEIRLHRVQMESPVKSVS